A part of Aspergillus oryzae RIB40 DNA, chromosome 7 genomic DNA contains:
- the hxt8 gene encoding putative MFS monosaccharide transporter (Hxt8) (predicted protein), producing MLLSGLAGIIVIEIYAAVMQREFQNTDNQVGKGFAVLGIYLFVVAYYGMLNSTTWLYGAEVLPISLRSKVMGLAAASHFIVNVAITEAGPSAFANIGENYYYVFVACSAFFLVVAYFYFPETKQKTLEEIAASFGDKVVAPGENGKDGDDGDDAGKPTSERVEVA from the exons ATGCTCCTCTCAGGTCTAGCAGGGATAATAGTCATCGAAATATACGCCGCAGTCATGCAACGAGAATTCCAGAATACAGACAACCAAGTCGGAAAGGGCTTCGCCGTCCTAGGAATCTACCTCTTCGTCGTAGCCTACT ACGGAATGCTAAACAGCACAACCTGGCTTTACGGCGCCGAAGTCCTCCCTATATCCCTCCGAAGCAAAGTAATGGGTCTAGCAGCTGCCTCGCACTTTATCGTCAATGTCGCAA TCACCGAAGCTGGCCCAAGTGCGTTCGCTAATATCGGGgagaattattattatgTTTTCGTGGCTTGTTCGGCTTTCTTCCTAGTTGTGGCTTACTTCTACTTTCC GGAGACCAAGCAGAAGACGCTCGAAGAAATTGCTGCCTCGTTTGGTGATAAGGTTGTTGCACCTGGGGAGAATGGTAaggatggggatgatggagatgacgCTGGAAAGCCTACATCTGAGCGAGTGGAAGTTGCTTGA
- a CDS encoding Zn(II)2Cys6 transcription factor (predicted protein) → MTSSSRSTGKRLPISCQACRTRKIRCSRDGRPCQTCVRRGLGAEDCVYLGQPRLSSENTVTADATLQKELLARIRNLEDTLHKQAASSYMSDSLSPQMSPSVAGSFSEPDSSIGISQPDIRSSFLGNFGTLQTFSSGYVRYLPLASQWGSVTGSAVHDVDADIPEEGDDLQIPFARNNISREELLAVLPPGRYCDALKDVYFRVFSPMFHILHDLTFEAEYQRFCHDPSSVSTAWIALLFIILGIAVTALDDDDPLLSDLGREKTVSRNIKVLSTRYRSAALRCLAADGVFSRHSINSLQCLVLVNYARIHRGLPTWTLLGFTHHVAISMGCHVDPERFGLGPIEREERRRAWTGLMILYINQNNTFGGPDQRIHSQDVKFPLEINDVDLLTGGTSEPAMQPTQTTYLLLEYQLSKISSMICETLFTFAPRFSISQIETEILAIHETCDKRYQLDASGETLPSHHLANLNTLYGHLHQLFLLSLRPNLCRYLQGEVTPETCSARAKCAASAKATLAIYQSLHDLPQYSTYKWYNSGLGSFHAFHAVVVLCAILMHPDSQFEFTETHDLLWRSLDAFAALSNRSNFCSKAVPVIRQLLDFVNARNQQQQTLVPMDNTVPTSAAPSFIQPYPTPPVEYIPEPLFAQLRPQNWVSPGSVQWDGWNFLAQEQRLRQSGLG, encoded by the exons ATGACTTCATCAAGTCGTTCCACTGGGAAGAGACTGCCCATTAGCTGTCAAGCATGCCGGACAAGGAAGATCCGCTGTTCCCGAGACGGCCGTCCGTGCCAGACCTGTGTCCGACGAGGACTAGGAGCGGAAGACTGTGTCTACTTGGGCCAGCCTCGGTTATCCTCCGAGAATACAGTGACGGCGGATGCGACTTTGCAAAAGGAGCTGCTGGCGCGCATCCGCAATCTTGAAGATACGCTGCACAAGCAGGCCGCCAGTTCATACATGAGCGATTCCCTTTCACCACAAATGTCGCCTAGTGTAGCTGGGAGCTTCTCGGAACCAGACAGTTCTATCGGCATCAGCCAACCTGACATCAGGAGCTCGTTCCTAGGCAACTTTGGCACCCTCCAGACGTTTTCTTCGGGCTATGTCCGTTATCTTCCGCTGGCATCTCAGTGGGGTTCAGTGACAGGAAGTGCAGTGCATGACGTCGATGCCGACATTCCagaggaaggcgatgatTTACAGATTCCCTTTGCCAGAAACAACATTTCCAGAGAGGAATTACTGGCGGTGCTTCCTCCGGGCCGATATTGCGACGCACTAAAAGATGTCTACTTCCGAGTATTCTCTCCT ATGTTCCATATTCTGCATGATTTGACGTTCGAAGCTGAGTACCAGCGATTCTGTCATGATCCAAGCAGTGTAAGCACGGCATGGATTGCCCtcttatttattattttGGGAATTGCCGTCACCGCCctcgatgacgatgatccACTGCTTTCCGACTTGGGTCGTGAAAAGACGGTCAGCCGCAATATCAAAGTCCTATCAACGCGCTATCGCTCGGCAGCGCTGCGATGCTTGGCAGCCGATGGCGTGTTTTCTCGCCACTCCATCAACTCTCTCCAGTGCCTCGTCCTCGTGAACTACGCAAGGATCCACCGTGGACTACCTACGTGGACCCTGTTGGGCTTTACGCATCATGTAGCAATCTCAATGGGGTGTCATGTTGACCCCGAACGATTTGGCCTGGGCCCCATCGAGCGCGAGGAACGTAGGCGTGCCTGGACTGGTCTCATGATCCTCTATATCAACCAGAACAACACCTTTGGCGGTCCCGATCAGAGAATACATTCTCAGGATGTAAAGTTCCCGTTGGAGATCAACGACGTGGACTTGCTCACAGGAGGAACATCAGAGCCCGCAATGCAGCCCACTCAAACGACCTACCTCTTGCTGGAATATCAGCTATCCAAGATCTCTTCGATGATCTGCGAAACCCTCTTCACGTTCGCACCAAGATTCAGCATCTCGCAGATCGAGACGGAGATCCTAGCAATCCATGAAACCTGCGACAAGCGGTATCAACTCGATGCCAGCGGCGAAACACTTCCAAGCCACCATCTGGCCAACTTAAACACCTTGTACGgccacctccaccagctgttccttctctccctccgtCCTAATCTATGCCGCTACTTGCAAGGCGAGGTTACACCCGAGACATGCTCTGCGAGAGCTAAGTGCGCCGCATCTGCCAAGGCAACCCTGGCAATCTACCAGTCTCTACACGACCTGCCCCAGTATTCCACGTACAAATGGTACAACAGTGGGTTGGGAAGCTTCCACGCTTTCCACGCAGTCGTTGTTCTCTGTGCTATTCTCATGCACCCGGACAGCCAGTTCGAATTCACCGAGACCCACGATCTCCTCTGGCGATCATTGGATGCCTTCGCGGCACTGTCGAACCGCAGTAATTTCTGCAGTAAGGCCGTGCCGGTTATACGCCAGCTTCT GGACTTCGTCAATGCCCgaaaccaacaacaacaaacctTAGTACCAATGGACAACACCGTCCCGACCTCAGCTGCACCATCCTTCATCCAACCCTACCCCACTCCACCGGTGGAATACATCCCAGAGCCACTCTTTGCTCAACTCCGTCCCCAGAACTGGGTGAGTCCAGGATCGGTCCAATGGGACGGATGGAACTTCCTCGCGCAGGAGCAGCGCCTCCGCCAGTCAGGATTGGGATAA
- a CDS encoding DUF3824 domain-containing protein (predicted protein): MSYIYRERERERDWDEPRSPVTIKRYVISPEEERERERDVLYRREDPFTGDRELVIRRSTDREEPVMLQRYERDVDYDSRSYDYRSERDYYEREYKEPELLHRYYPTPVVILERQPVLMVEARGPVYVNPRESDYEVVHRSEVDREPGYYYHRRVREYDNDRRFHRELSPSDSVSQTTRRRDDRDDRDYSSDDSMVYIRKETREYDDHPHHRRHLAEGALVGIGAAELLRNRRKKEGEDVSSGVGRLGRDIGAGALGAVAVNAASRARDYYRSKSRHRSHSFDDDRSSRSHHRHHHHSHSHSRRSRSRSHSHSHSRARTLAELGLGAAAIAGAVALARNKSKDERRSRSRHRSRSRHHRSSSVRSGKTTDGEKRSESQRRKHMAGAGLAGAAVAGLVEKARSRSRSRKRESRSHSRLRKALPVVAAGLGTAAATGLYEKHKEKQEEGEASRRRERSRSRSRAPSEIYPDPTRDSAGLIEYGQDPVHGRIPTADYYGRPTSQQAYYSDASDPAVSDTGFGSSRHRGRSISRSRSRSRGGRYSGSPSGSDSSDRRRRRRRQDKHRSRSRDLAEAALAATGVGYAAHKYTQRRERKKAEQERERPRFDEDARQDSYGEPYSPEPYQHTALPPQSSEHQYYPNTNYFPPPPGSAPRPAGSTAPYNPADYPPPPVAVPPSQQYGYPPPGPESFVSRPRRADENGRLPMHQREF, translated from the exons ATGTCATACATATACAGAGAGCGTGAGCGAGAACGCGACTGGGATGAACCACGTTCTCCCGTCACGATCAAACGTTACGTCATCTCTcccgaagaagagcgagagcgAGAGCGAGACGTTCTTTACCGACGCGAAGATCCCTTTACTGGCGACCGAGAGTTGGTGATTCGACGGTCTACAGACCGGGAGGAACCCGTCATGCTCCAACGTTATGAGCGTGATGTCGACTATGACTCCCGCAGCTATGACTACCGTTCCGAGAGGGATTATTACGAACGTGAGTACAAGGAGCCTGAACTTCTCCATCGCTATTATCCTACCCCCGTTGTCATTCTTGAGAGGCAACCAGTACTTATGGTTGAAGCTCGAGGTCCTGTCTACGTCAACCCGCGAGAGTCCGACTATGAGGTTGTCCACCGCTCAGAAGTGGACCGAGAGCCTGGGTATTATTATCATCGCCGTGTTCGCGAATATGACAATGACCGTCGGTTTCACCGTGAACTTAGCCCTAGCGACTCAGTGTCCCAGACTACCCGCCGTCGGGATGACCGGGATGACCGCGACTATAGCAGCGATGATAGCATGGTCTACATCCGCAAAGAGACCCGTGAGTATGATGACCACCCGCATCATCGACGTCATCTTGCCGAGGGTGCTTTGGTCGGAATTGGTGCTGCAGAGTTACTCCGCAATCGccgaaaaaaagaaggcgaagatgtTTCGAGTGGGGTGGGTCGCCTCGGACGGGAtattggtgctggtgccCTGGGTGCTGTAGCAGTGAACGCGGCATCCCGAGCCAGAGATTACTATCGCAGCAAAAGCCGACATCGCTCGCACTCATTTGACGATGATCGAAGCTCTCGCTCCCAtcaccgtcatcatcatcatagtcaCAGCCACTCCCGTCGCAGTCGCAGTCGCAGTCactctcattctcattcccGGGCAAGAACTTTGGCAGAACTTGGCCTGGGTGCTGCCGCTATTGCTGGCGCCGTGGCCCTTGCTCGAAACAAATCTAAAGATGAGCGACGAAGCCGTTCTCGCCATCGAAGTAGGTCACGACACCACCGTTCATCTTCTGTCAGGTCGGGAAAGACTACCGATGGCGAGAAGCGCAGTGAGTCGCAGCGTAGAAAGCATATGGCAGGCGCTGGCTTGGCTGGTGCTGCGGTGGCTGGTCTCGTCGAGAAGGCACGCAGTCGCTCTCGCTCTCGTAAACGTGAGTCGCGATCCCATAGCAGGCTCCGAAAGGCTCTTCCTGTCGTAGCAGCTGGCTTGGGCACCGCTGCTGCGACGGGGCTTTACGAAAAGCacaaagagaagcaagaagagggcgaAGCTTCGCGCCGCAGGGAACGATCTAGATCTCGAAGCAGGGCGCCTTCCGAAATCTACCCTGACCCGACACGGGACTCGGCTGGTTTGATCGAGTATGGTCAGGATCCGGTTCACGGAAGGATTCCCACGGCGGACTACTACGGGCGGCCTACGAGTCAACAGGCTTATTACTCCGATGCTTCTGACCCGGCTGTCAGCGACACGGGATTTGGCTCGTCACGGCATCGTGGTCGCAGCATtagccgcagccgcagccggAGTCGTGGTGGAAGATACAGCGGTAGCCCTTCTGGGTCTGATAGCAGCGATCGCAGaaggcggcgaagaagacaagataAGCATCGTAGCCGGTCTCGTGACTTAGCCgaggctgctttggccgCAACTGGCGTCGGTTATGCGGCTCATAAATATACGCAGCGGAGAGAGCGGAAGAAGGCGGAGCAAGAGAGGGAAAGGCCAA GATTCGACGAGGATGCACGCCAGGACTCGTATGGCGAACCGTATAGCCCTGAACCGTATCAGCACACTGCTCTGCCCCCCCAGTCGAGTGAGCATCAATACTACCCTAATACCAATTActttccaccacctcctgGATCCGCCCCTCGACCAGCTGGAAGCACCGCCCCGTACAACCCGGCCGATTACCCTCCTCCCCCTGTCGCTGTTCCACCTTCGCAGCAGTATGGCTATCCTCCTCCAGGACCCGAGTCATTCGTGTCTCGACCCCGGAGGGCAGATGAGAAT GGACGATTGCCAATGCACCAGAGGGAATTCTAA
- a CDS encoding putative phospholipid metabolism enzyme regulator (predicted protein), with protein sequence MAAESERLPYRNGTSGGSRRAKKDEATTSTSRRSTSEGDMIEVPRSTFNSQIQASLASQMPKLTPAFPGLSAPASSTNSAISSRESSPVRSARRPHNSASTSRVSSRSHKASAGRSPSRSSLNQRQGSDTLPSTTIVQRPLSQTSKPLIINPPSNVERSTDATSPEKLNMPLWATSRRVEQEPTLPNMSSKRSLLVDDSKSDRSAPRSVNRSINGPGSALETVQEMASDQSTPSTETILNQSALEQSRLQKIDEDSTPKASRQNAESGSDSGGNKSLELREENRRRGSGAKGTDNLIPKRSSTSLGGARGKPTDGSVRNMIVETETVSSIPQVSLGVVTGDRSNSGRVDPGTLRMKPSTETIRPKKEKKRTRKPTALPSGAASSKADIFEAKVASAVDEADVSDSDETFVYESNPPDPYPVRQNRYHSRTPSATSMASQVDQLGARGRPGMRDGNHSVTGKRSMKFTNNTYAGSVDGDAGEESARSHSRVDSGGTHTPRHHHTGRYGRNNAYHSLFDSDSPFPQSQAYPKSPRHFIGGFRQPRHPVTRGGQNYRTINNTRKAGEIYGYDFDAEGADDERTPLVGSPRTTRSRHGNRRPGSASLRQMEYMQQRQRGFFSRYGTCVVICILLLVLIGGATSFIVGITKSLVNVQILAIQNVLASEQEIMLDLSVRATNPNLFPVAIDDMDMNIFAKSRFVGTDKLWRDQGSDWSDFPRVGDSRRRARLASLARCAGSSGCLLNETGLSKRMGYKNGGVDKGTDPIPTDPAGDPQTMLLGRVFRFDSPLTFEASPWNYVSSTSKGQIRLARPGNKTEEGGTERWERVLQHPFELIVRGVVKYQLPLSSRFLSASVSSSVQVVPDKGDNGTGDGNDKPDPGDDDTVTISKTRSLRRSLPELRQIATKRSMVDLVREALGITG encoded by the coding sequence ATGGCAGCGGAATCCGAGAGGTTGCCTTACCGCAATGGTACCTCTGGTGGATCCAGAAGGGCCAAAAAAGATGAGGCTACGACGTCTACGTCTCGGCGATCTACTAGTGAAGGTGACATGATAGAAGTGCCACGTTCAACGTTTAATTCGCAGATCCAAGCCTCCCTCGCATCCCAGATGCCTAAACTCACCCCTGCATTTCCTGGGTTGTCAGCTCCAGCTTCGTCAACAAATTCGGCTATATCCTCCCGTGAATCCTCCCCTGTTCGCTCCGCCCGCCGCCCGCACAACTCCGCCTCAACCTCTCGCGTTTCATCTCGGTCACATAAAGCCAGTGCAGGTCGCAGCCCGAGTAGATCGAGTCTTAACCAAAGGCAGGGCTCGGACACTCTTCCATCCACTACTATCGTACAACGGCCACTGTCCCAAACCAGCAAAcctctcatcatcaaccctCCATCTAATGTCGAACGGTCGACCGATGCTACGAGTCCGGAGAAACTTAACATGCCGTTATGGGCCACATCCCGTCGGGTGGAACAAGAACCGACCCTCCCGAATATGTCCAGCAAACGATCTTTACTGGTCGACGATTCTAAGTCCGACCGCAGCGCGCCTCGCTCCGTGAATAGGAGCATCAATGGGCCAGGTTCTGCCCTCGAGACGGTGCAGGAAATGGCCAGTGATCAGTCAACGCCATCGACAGAGACTATATTGAACCAGTCGGCGCTTGAACAGTCGCGATTGCAGAAGATCGATGAGGATAGCACGCCTAAGGCGTCTAGGCAAAATGCCGAGAGCGGCAGTGATAGCGGAGGAAATAAAAGCCTGGAACTTCGAGAAGAGAACCGCCGTCGTGGTTCGGGAGCCAAGGGCACCGATAACCTGATCCCGAAACGGTCCTCTACGTCGCTTGGAGGTGCTCGCGGTAAGCCGACAGATGGATCAGTTAGGAACATGATCGTCGAGACGGAGACAGTCAGTTCTATCCCTCAGGTCTCCCTGGGCGTGGTAACAGGTGACCGAAGCAATTCTGGTCGTGTAGATCCAGGCACTCTTCGAATGAAGCCCAGCACTGAAACCATCCGcccgaagaaggaaaagaaaagaacgcGCAAGCCGACAGCCTTACCTAGTGGGGCTGCATCATCCAAAGCGGACATCTTCGAAGCCAAAGTAGCCAGCGCTGTAGATGAAGCCGATGTATCTGATTCTGACGAAACGTTTGTTTACGAGTCGAATCCACCGGATCCGTACCCAGTGAGACAAAATCGGTACCATTCCCGTACGCCTAGCGCGACATCTATGGCCAGCCAGGTTGACCAATTAGGCGCTCGTGGGCGTCCTGGAATGCGAGATGGGAATCATAGTGTTACAGGCAAGCGCAGCATGAAGTTCACCAATAACACGTACGCTGGCAGTGTCGATGGGGATGCAGGCGAAGAAAGTGCTCGGAGTCACTCAAGAGTCGACAGTGGCGGAACTCATACGCCCCGCCACCATCATACAGGGCGATATGGGCGCAACAATGCGTATCATTCGTTGTTCGATAGCGACTCCCCGTTTCCCCAGTCCCAGGCGTATCCAAAATCTCCTCGACACTTCATCGGAGGATTTCGGCAGCCGCGACATCCCGTCACTCGTGGAGGCCAGAATTATCGCACGATCAACAATACTAGAAAGGCGGGCGAGATATATGGTTACGATTTTGATGCGGAAGGTGCAGATGACGAACGGACTCCCCTAGTAGGCTCTCCACGTACAACTAGAAGTCGTCACGGCAATCGACGTCCCGGAAGTGCCAGTTTGCGTCAGATGGAGTACatgcagcagcggcagcgtGGCTTTTTCTCACGGTACGGCACTTGTGTTGTCATATGCATCTTacttcttgttcttatcggAGGAGCCACGTCCTTTATTGTTGGCATTACCAAATCGCTCGTAAATGTCCAGATCCTTGCTATCCAGAATGTGCTCGCCTCAGAACAAGAGATCATGTTGGACCTCAGCGTACGCGCCACGAACCCTAACCTCTTTCCTGTCGCAATAGACGACATGGATATGAACATCTTTGCGAAGAGTCGATTCGTTGGGACAGACAAATTATGGCGAGATCAAGGATCGGACTGGAGTGACTTTCCCCGTGTCGGAGATAGCAGGAGACGAGCCCGTTTAGCTAGTCTAGCACGTTGTGCCGGAAGCAGCGGTTGCCTCCTAAACGAAACAGGCTTATCAAAACGTATGGGGTACAAGAACGGTGGTGTGGACAAAGGCACCGATCCTATCCCAACTGACCCGGCCGGTGACCCCCAGACAATGCTGTTAGGCCGTGTTTTCCGTTTTGATTCACCCCTAACCTTTGAAGCATCGCCATGGAACTATGTATCATCCACCTCTAAGGGCCAGATCCGTCTCGCTCGGCCAGGTAATAAGACGGAGGAGGGCGGTACAGAGCGGTGGGAGCGGGTACTACAACATCCATTCGAGCTGATAGTCCGTGGTGTTGTGAAGTACCAGTTACCACTGAGCTCCCGATTCCTTTCGGCATCTGTCAGCTCCAGTGTTCAAGTGGTGCCCGACAAAGGTGACAATGGCACTGGAGATGGCAACGACAAGCCTGATCCTGGAGACGACGACACAGTTACCATATCTAAAACAAGGTCACTTCGTCGCAGTCTGCCCGAGCTGCGTCAAATAGCCACCAAACGCTCAATGGTCGATTTGGTACGAGAAGCTTTGGGAATCACCGGATAG
- a CDS encoding uncharacterized protein (Mg2+ and Co2+ transporters), with amino-acid sequence MADAPSAAYQTSPNHGLSSSQDGRSVNSRPDTRPSTTYDPLASETTQDPQIDSKSTTGKRAKRKKKHRKRRNRRQSFIGAEDPHAGAPTTPGPEVEHMAMMADQTKSRGALPFYKLGRDLSSTSLESEALLDHRNQPMMRPRRDSRLAQSFRPGSLSTTIRTGDLGSRNQPSGTRTLPVDDDSDGPDPVDDRTPLMRPSSAHRANISRYGTDSKSTPFSFRQRRSSVQTNSSRCSPRRIPSPGFPEQDRDYDINNPPSMPTSPKLRADMGYDDAVVTGADFDFSLAKSIDNRMESMPLSHDMVIDVESGTNRIRSSPPSVSPRHRPPQEGLLRRRTLPAEEDVCFPTEEVSELADEDAARASRETERRRRRRREWPDLSVLEEWSREEKEERTGDFRAKKISEPVLIEGRLRPQYQLWRREEEEAPYRFTYFNEEFQSTIHAQTISELVQPGSSFRELFIPDPPELEVSSEDETDSDHDPEEEPFDNKHHNNHGFDGNRTSPFINSHHDNIDGSKQQPRMSIISEAVSEARTSANASPSRRPYQQTKPKKYGPRPTFWLDVLCPTDAEMRVIAKAFGVHALTAEDIMMQEAREKVELFRNYYFVNYRTFDQDPNSENYLQPVNMYVVVFREGVLSFHFSQTPHPANVRRRIRQLMDYLILSSDWISYAIIDDITDVFGPLIQSIEDEVDEIDGMIMKMHSPEPVMGQSSKLEDDGVEASTTLAPGEVLRRVGVCRKKVMGMYRLLSNKADVVKGFAKRCNEQWEVAPKSEIGLYLGDIQDHIMTMTSSLTYYETLLSRAHSNYLAQINILMNERQEQTADVLGKLTVMGTIVLPLNIICGMWGMNVKVPGQDVDSLTWFWSITAGLIIFAFASFLIAKRVYKIV; translated from the exons ATGGCTGACGCTCCATCTGCTGCGTATCAAACGAGTCCCAATCATGGGTTGTCTTCTTCACAAGATGGCCGCTCCGTCAACTCACGTCCAGACACTCGCCCCTCCACTACCTATGATCCCTTAGCTTCCGAAACGACCCAAGACCCTCAGATAGATAGCAAATCGACCACGGGAAAGCGCGCGaaacggaagaagaaacatcGGAAACGTCGTAATCGTCGGCAATCTTTTATCGGTGCCGAAGATCCTCATGCCGGAGCTCCTACTACCCCGGGCCCCGAAGTGGAACACATGGCTATGATGGCGGATCAAACCAAGTCTCGAGGCGCGCTTCCGTTCTACAAGCTGGGGAGAGATTTAAGTAGCACTAGTCTGGAAAGTGAAGCTTTACTGGACCATAG GAATCAACCCATGATGCGGCCGCGCAGAGACAGCCGACTTGCTCAATCTTTTCGACCCGGGTCCTTGTCCACTACAATCCGTACCGGTGATTTGGGCTCTCGTAATCAGCCGTCTGGTACAAGAACTCTTCCCGTGGATGATGACAGCGATGGCCCTGACCCTGTGGATGATCGGACACCGTTGATGCGTCCGTCATCCGCTCATAGAGCCAATATCTCTCGATATGGAACCGATTCAAAGTCAACTCCATTCAGTTTTCGCCAACGACGTTCATCAGTCCAAACGAACTCGTCCCGATGCTCACCTCGTCGTATCCCGAGCCCCGGGTTTCCCGAACAGGATCGCGATTACGATATCAACAATCCACCATCGATGCCAACTTCGCCGAAGCTTAGAGCCGATATGGGCTATGATGATGCGGTTGTGACGGGGGCTGATTTTGACTTCTCATTGGCCAAGTCTATTGACAATCGGATGGAATCGATGCCCCTATCACACGACATGGTGATCGATGTTGAAAGCGGTACCAATCGAATCCGAAGCTCTCCTCCTTCCGTGTCACCGCGGCATCGCCCTCCGCAAGaaggtcttcttcgacgtCGAACTTTGcctgccgaagaagatgtttgTTTTCCGACTGAGGAAGTATCTGAACTGGCCGATGAGGACGCAGCAAGAGCATCGCGTGAAACTGAGCGTCGGAGACGGCGGCGCAGAGAATGGCCCGATTTGTCAGTTTTGGAGGAATGGAGCCgtgaggaaaaggaggagcgCACGGGTGACTTTCGAGCAAAGAAGATTAGTGAGCCTGTGCTTATTGAGGGTCGTCTGCGCCCACAGTATCAGCTCTGGCGacgggaggaagaggaggctcCTTATCGATTCACATACTTCAACGAGGAATTCCAAAGTACGATACACGCCCAGACAATATCTGAGCTAGTACAACCCGGAAGCAGTTTCCGCGAGCTTTTTATCCCAGACCCTCCCGAATTAGAAGTTTCTTCAGAAGACGAGACGGATTCCGATCATGACcctgaagaagaacccttTGACAATAAACATCACAACAACCATGGTTTTGATGGAAACCGGACTTCACCATTTATCAACAGCCACCATGACAATATAGACGGTTCAAAGCAACAACCTCGTATGTCCATCATCAGCGAAGCTGTATCTGAAGCACGCACGTCAGCAAATGCCTCCCCGTCTCGACGGCCGTACCAACAAACGAAGCCAAAAAAGTATGGGCCCCGGCCAACCTTCTGGCTTGACGTTCTTTGCCCTACGGATGCAGAGATGCGAGTGATTGCCAAAGCCTTCGGGGTCCACGCGCTCACGGCAGAGGATATCATGATGCAAGAGGCACGGGAGAAAGTTGAACTGTTTCGGAATTATTATTTTGTCAATTATCGGACCTTCGACCAAGACCCAAATAGTGAGAACTATCTGCAACCAGTGAATATGTACGTGGTTGTGTTCCGGGAAGGAGTCTTGTCCTTCCACTTTTCTCAGACACCTCACCCGGCGAATGTGCGCCGGCGAATCCGTCAACTAATGGACTACTTAATCCTCAGTTCTGATTGGATATCGTATGCCATAATTGATGATATTACTGATGTCTTCGGCCCGCTGATCCAGTCTATTGAGGATGAGGTCGACGAGATCGATGGCATGATCATGAAAATGCACTCCCCTGAGCCGGTAATGGGCCAAAGTAGCAAGCTAGAGGACGATGGGGTTGAAGCTTCGACTACGCTAGCTCCAGGTGAAGTGCTTCGAAGGGTGGGGGTTTGTCGGAAGAAAGTAATGGGCATGTATCGACTGCTGAGCAACAAGGCAGACGTTGTCAAAGGCTTTGCCAAGCGCTGCAACGAGCAGTGGGAAGTGGCGCCGAAGTCCGAGATTGGCCTATACCTGGGAGACATCCAAGATCACATCATGACAATGACGAGTAGCTTGACCTACTACGAGAC GCTTCTGTCCCGAGCACATTCCAACTATTTGGCACAGATAAACATTCTCATGAATGAGCGCCAGGAACAGACTGCGGATGTATTAGGCAAGTTGACCGTGATGGGAACAATCGTTCTTCCACTTAACATTATCTGCGGCATGTGGGGGATGAACGTCAAGGTACCGGGTCAGGATGTGGATAGCTTGACGTGGTTCTGGTCGA TTACGGCTGGTTTGATCATTTTCGCCTTTGCGTCATTTCTCATTGCCAAACGGGTGTATAAGATTGTATAG